In a single window of the Cydia pomonella isolate Wapato2018A chromosome 2, ilCydPomo1, whole genome shotgun sequence genome:
- the LOC133534727 gene encoding calcium/calmodulin-dependent protein kinase type 1 yields the protein MPLFGKKDFGRKSKKDGRDSEKQPSIEDKYVVKDLLGTGAFSEVRLIESKDNGQLFACKIIDKKALKGKEDSLENEIRVLKRFSEQAKGEGEEKKMFSHPNIVQLLETYEDKNKVYLVMELVTGGELFDRIVEKGSYTEKDASNLMRQVLEAVDYMHSQGVVHRDLKPENLLYYSADEDSKIMISDFGLSKIEDSGIMATACGTPGYVAPEVLAQKPYGKAVDVWSIGVISYILLCGYPPFYDEKDENLFAQILKGDFEFDSPYWDDISESAKDFIRHLMCVDVDKRYTCRQALAHPWISGNEASSKNIHGTVSEQLKKNFAKSRWKQAYHATTVIRQMQKMALSSSGSSRSTNSSAQLKQ from the exons ATGCCTTTATTTGGGAAAAAAGATTTCGGCAGGAAATCGAAAAAGGATGGCCGAGACTCCGAAAAGCAACCGTCCATCGAAGACAAGTATGTGGTTAAAGATTTGCTGGGAACCGGAGCGTTTTCCGAGGTGCGATTGATAGAAAGCAAAGATAACGGGCAGTTGTTCGCGTGTAAAATTATCGACAAAAAAGCTCTTAAAGGGAAAGAAGATTCACTAGAAAATGAGATTAGGGTACTGAAGAGATTTAGTGAACAAGCAAAAGGCGAAGGGGAAGAGAAAAAGATGTTTTCGCACCCTAACATTGTCCAGCTGTTAGAAACGTACGAGGacaaaaacaaagtgtatctcGTGATGGAGCTGGTGACAGGCGGGGAGTTGTTCGACCGCATTGTGGAAAAAGGCTCGTACACCGAGAAGGACGCGTCCAACCTTATGCGGCAGGTGCTGGAGGCTGTGGACTACATGCATTCGCAGGGCGTCGTACACCGCGACCTCAAGCCCGAGAACTTGCTCTATTACAGTGCTGATGAAGACAGTAAAATTATGATCAGTGATTTTGGTCTGTCCAAAATTGAAGATTCTGGCATCATGGCTACAGCTTGCGGAACTCCAGGATATGTTGCTCCTGAAGTGCTTGCCCAGAAGCCATATGGCAAAGCAGTGGATGTATGGAGTATAGGAGTAATATCTTACATCTTACTTTGCGGATACCCACCATTTTATGATGAGAAGGATGAAAATTTGTTTGCCCAGATATTGAAAGGCGATTTTGAGTTTGATTCTCCCTACTGGGATGACATTAGTGAATCAGCTAAGGATTTCATAAGGCATTTGATGTGTGTTGATGTTGACAAGAGATACACTTGCAG GCAGGCATTGGCTCATCCATGGATTTCTGGTAATGAAGCTAGCAGCAAGAACATCCATGGCACTGTATCTGAACAGCTTAAGAAGAACTTTGCCAAGTCCCGCTGGAAACAAGCATACCATGCAACAACAGTGATTCGGCAAATGCAGAAAATGGCGCTCAGTAGCAGCGGCTCCAGTCGTAGCACGAACTCAAGTGCTCAGCTCAAACAATAG
- the LOC133534728 gene encoding uncharacterized protein LOC133534728: MMTNNYRKYILKDGTVDICRACRRPGESLRYIISGCSHLANGEYLHRHNLVARIIYQQLALLYGLVDREVPYYKYSPAPVLENGRATLYWDRSIITDRTIVANKPDIVIIDRSQRRVVLVDITIPHDENLVKAEKDKSSKYLDLAHEITAMWDVDSTIIVPIVVSANGLIVKSLDQHLERLSLGGWIKGQMQKAVILDTARIVRRFLSLRP; this comes from the exons atgatgacgaacaactatcggaaatatatcctgaaggacggtacggtcgacatttgtcgggcatgccgccgtcccggagagtcactcag gtatatcatttccggttgttctcatcttgctaacggcgagtacttgcacagacataatctcgtagccaggattatttaccagcaacttgctcttctatacggccttgtggaccgcgaagtaccgtactacaagtactcacctgcgccagttctcgaaaatggtcgtgccacgctctattgggatcgatctattattactgacaggactattgtagccaataagcctgacatcgtgataatagatcgatcgcaacgccgggtcgtgctcgtcgacatcaccatcccccatgatgagaatctcgtgaaagccgagaaggacaagtccagtaagtacctagacttggctcacgagataaccgccatgtgggatgttgattcgacgatcattgtcccgatagtcgtgtcagcgaacggtctcatagtgaagagtctcgaccaacacctagagagactctcgctaggtggctggatcaagggtcagatgcagaaggcagtaattttggacacggcgcgtatagtacgtcggttcctctctctgcggccctga